In Meleagris gallopavo isolate NT-WF06-2002-E0010 breed Aviagen turkey brand Nicholas breeding stock chromosome 6, Turkey_5.1, whole genome shotgun sequence, the genomic stretch tgcagcataggaagtttcgcacgaatgtgcgtaagaacttcttcacggtgagggtgacggagcactggaacaggctgcccagggaggttgtggagtctccttctctggagatattcaagtctcgcctggacgcctaccagtgcgacctggtgtagggaacctgctttggcaggggggttggtctcgatgatctctagaggtcccttccaacccctacaattctgtgattctgtgattctgtgatccttcaCATTCTGTGTAGATACCTTCATTCACCAGAATGAAATGCTCCATAAGGTCTAAGTTCTCCCCTGGAGGAACCTTTAGGTTTGGGATGTACAAAATTACATTCAGGACTGGCAGAGGGTGGGGAGAGATCAGGGTGAGGTGGGCTCTTTGTTAAATGTGCACATTGTGGGATGAGTCGTAACAGTTATCTTCAGCAAGAATTACACAACATATGAAGGCAggtctgaaagcaatgcctctgatttcattatgttggcccatgatgtcagaggtggatgttggtggtatggcagcacaggttgaaccttcccatcaatatccTGCTATGTTccattgctgtgtgacagatggcagcagaggggcaatctgacatgatggcatctgacatggaagcgtTGATGAAGCAAAGGGCTGTCACTGAGTTCCTCCATGTgggaaaaaatgacacccattaactttcactgatgtttgctggatgtttatagagaccaaacagcagGTGTTTGAGCAGTGATGCGGAGGGTGGTGCCAGTGGTGAGAACTGGTGTCACCTCTATGAGCCAGAGTCAGAACAAGCAGTCCATGGAGCAGCGACATGAATTCCCCATTGCAGAAAAACTTCAAGACGAGGATTTGTACGTGGGTGGTTTGAGTGTGCAGTCCTCAACCACATAAGCTTTGCCTGTCCTGAGCACATGACAGCTGAATGACTTGCTGCACAGTGGGTGACGAATCCGCTTCTTGGCCGCTTCCACCCCTACTACCCTGAACAACACCTGGCTTCCGTGGTACTGCAGGAACAAGCAGTGAAAGCCAAGCCGCGCGGGGCTGCGTTAGCCTTTATTTCACACAGAACATTTCCAGGACTTCTGTTTGCTTACAGCGCACGGCAGCAGGACGACAAGCAAACAGGTCCTTTCCGGCAGCAGCCAAGGGCTGGGTGCAGCACGGAGCCGCTCCCCGCGCGGCGCGGTCAGTGCGCGCCTGCAGGGCTCGGGGTGCGGGGCCGCTGCCCGGCGGTGCGCGCGNNNNNNNNNNNNNNNNNNNNNNNNNNNNNNNNNNNNNNNNNNNNNNNNNNNNNNNNNNNNNNNNNNNNNNNNNNNNNNNNNNNNNNNNNNNNNNNNNNNNGCGTCCCGAGGGGAGGGGAGTTCTGGGAAACGCGGGCGGATCGCaccgaaagtaatgcctcccgtttatttccatgaaaactacaacagatagaGTGAGCACAGTAACGGTATTTGACAGAGCAGATTCTCAGCCACAAGACACTACTTTCCAGCGCGgtcaccaccatcagctatGCATTGTCACCCGTGATGAACGAGAGCCCGCATGCCACACTCAGAagaatctgcaccagtggacGTGACCCACTGCTTCACAGTCACTATGGCAAACATcactgctaggaaaatgttgcccacacagTCCGTCTTCCATCGGCCCAAACAGAAGGCACCGAGTGCACTACATGATGGGTGTGGTACGAGAGCCCAGCCAAGATCTGCAGTGTGCTCCACAGTCTTCTAAATGGGATGTGGCCTGCCATTATGGTGTTACAAGGGAAAGGTtgtcttctctggcctgactggCAGTTCGAGCCTTCAGCTCAGTCAGAGGTCGGAGTTAAAGGTTTGTCCaagttccaggaaatccagaagggTCGCCCCTTTCCTGTCCCAAAAGACAATGCCCATCTCTTTACCAGCTGAAGGCAGTgtcttgaacattttctttgatgGAGAATTCACATGTCACTACTCCATGGCCTGCCACCCCGTCTCTAGCTCGTATTGGTGATACTGCATCTCATCACAggtaatgatgtgatccaggaaGCTGTCACCTTCGGCCTCATACTGGTTCCATGGGACCTGACAAACTCTCTCAcagttgccactgctgaaacacaccgCCCATCgccttgctgtgctcacatccactgtttggtctccattaACACTCAGCATgtattgatgaatgtcagtggatgccattttttcttcacgGAGGAATTGAGTGGCAcagctttgcttcatacacacatccttatcagatgccattcttcagcctgcccctctgctgccatctgtcacaaggCAATGACATATAACAATACTGGTGGGAATGTTCGACCTGTGCTGCCATATCCCCAACATCCGCCTCCGATGCTGTGGGCCAGTATAACGAAATACCAGGCATTACTGTTGGAACAGACCTAGTATATTACTAGAATAGTAATGCGcaattttttgcttttacagcaaaaatattATGTATTGTTTGGTATTCTGGGAAACCTtttactttctcctttttgaCTTTTTTATGACATGCTTACAGAATTGTAGGTGATGATGACGGAGGAAAGCTTTTTACCCCAGAGGAATACGAGGTGTACAAAAGAAAGGTGCTGCCCATCCGGCTGCAGAACCGTCTGTACGTCAGCTGGAGATCCCCCACGGGCATGGACTGCAAGCTGGTGGGACCAGAGACGTTGTGCTTCTGTACTCACCGGTGGGgttcttagcttttttttcttcacctttgtATTCTTTTTACATCAAAGAAACTCACATTTTTCTAGATCCAAATACAGCACAGGCAAGTTAATTTAAGGTCTGTTTTGGAAAATTAGGTTTTGAATTTGtaagaatttttctttgaaaatctaAATCCCAGTAACTTTTGTGCAGGCCAAAACAATTCTCTAGCCATCAATAAATTCAGCTTCAAGGCACAAGTTACTGTAGATCAGATTGATTGTGCTAGTGTTATCTGTAGATGCGATTGGTTCCGACATTGttatcaaaatgaaatgtgataATGATCtgtaatatttataaaatagatGGATGTAAATATACCTGAAATTAAGTATCTAATTAAACATCAGTAATTAACAGTAATTAAGGTAATTAAAGATACTTCAACTCAGAAGTTGTAAGCTAAATTATAAGTCTTCTGACTAGTTTTATCACACGTACTAACAAGGTTataaaagctgttatttttgcCCATTTCAGGTataaacaacacaaaacagacTACGAAGTGATTCCCAAAGACCGTCCCATCTGCGTGCCGTGCAGAGTGAGCCACTGTCCATGCCAGTCCTACCACTACGTTCCTCTCAATGGCACACAGCCTATCCGCTGTAGGTGCAAACACTTTGCTGatcagcacagtgcagcaccTGGATTTTCCTGCAACTCTTGTAAGTTACCATCAGCTTGCAGCAACCTTCGCTTGTGAACTGATTGGGAGCTGTGTCTGCCCAGAGCATTGTTAACGCTGTAACAAAGCAGTTCCTGAAGATACTGATTGTTGGTCCAGAAATGCAAATGGCAGCAAAATTCCACACAAAAGGTTTGGGAAAGCATTCAGGGGAAGCTTTTTGCTTCACTTGATTGAGGTTATTGTAATGAAACAGCAGTAATAACCATAGAAATTAAATAGTGCACAAACTTCTTGGGAGCCTCACATTGTATAAGCTGAAGATTTTTTCTTAGATTTCTGTAATATTAGTGAATTTCTATCGTGAAATCTATTTAATATGTACAGTAAAAATCATAATCAGCTTTTGCTGGATGAGGTGAGAATCACATCCCACAGGattaacataaaatatttatgttctgTTATGACAGCCTTTCAATTGTTTGCTCTGAGTAATGTGTAAAACCTAAATGTGCATTTGGATGGTTCAAAGTGGAATCTTAGAACAAAAGGTTTTAAATAATCATTTATGTTCTACACTTCTTGTTGTGTTTCTTGAAAAGAGCAGGCACTTCTGAGAGCTTCACAGATGGCACAGAGAAGGGCTAAGACTTGCTTCAGTGTCGTTTTATTGTACTAGTGCTGCTCTATCCCAGCTGTCAAACATGGTAGATAAATTAGATgtaatattaaaattttaaaaagtaattaatgCATGGTACGTGCAATATTTTGTATGAAAATACAGAGTAAGAACTCTATGACTGAAGAGTGCCCAAAATGAAGTAAGCAAGCCTTTCACAGTTCTAAGAATGCTCTACAAAATGATCTGTAACTGAGATTAGTTACGGGAGGTCATAAATAGGTTTGTAATGCAGTCCTAAAAGAATAATGAAACATTTGTAGTTCTTGTCCAGATCTCCCTCCAGCAGGGGTTTACAATATTTGATCTGAGCCTTACTTAGGGTAGATACACCTGCCCTATATCTGTTTCATATTGTGATGAAATGAGGCTGAAATGCTTTAGCAAAGACCAAATCATGTACAAGCTTCCCCATAGAATATGTGGCTGGATGCTTTTGCAGTAAAGAAACTCTAGTTTTTTACAAGATCAGTTTGGAGAAACAGCGTTTTGTCTGCTGTGAAGTATAAATTCCATTATCATCTCGCtcataacatttatttctttgttaattAGGTTCCACGTGTTCAGGATTTCACAGTTGCTTTACCTGTGGCTGTGGTCAGCCAGCATATGCACATGAAACAGTAGTGGAAACTAAACAAGAGCGGTTAGCCCAGGGAAGGCCAGTGGGGCAGGATGTTCCCTATGCTGCAATGGGAGGACTGACTGGGTTCAGTTCACTGGCAGAAGGCTACATGAGACTTGATGACAGCGGAATAGGTGAGTGCAGCTGACCTAAGATGAAATTTGAGTGCTCCAACTGGGTATTTTTGTGAAGTAGTCATTCAACAGAGACTTTCAGAATCTGAAGGTTAACTGGATCAAAAGGAGTAGGACttaaagacagattttttttcagcagtccTTATGTATGAGGAGACCACTGTCCTGTCCAACCTCCCCTAGTGACATGATGTTCTGTCAATAATTTCAGTGTTCAGCACAGTAGCTTCTAGCTGaattgtatgtattttaaagataattctgcaacttctctttttttttctcattttcattttgtatttatgttAATCCTTTAGCATAATTCTGCCCAGATCTtccttttttatattatttcaaCATTAAtgtccccccctccccccccccactaGATCAGTGCCCgttctgcacacacacacacgcacacacacaaaacatttGGACTTAGAaacctctgctgctctgaggtTTTGTGTCATATAGTAATGGATGCATTCTATcctgaaatactgttttatttattacttcCATGcactctctgcttcttttttcatATTCAGATCTTCTTTCCTGGGTTTGTTGTGGTTTAGAAGCTATACTGTAGTCTTAACTAaagactttcatttttttttaagtccatCTTCTTTAACGTTTTTCTTGCAGTGTTGTTTGTATGAATCTGTTCCTTTGTTTTGATACCAGCATCtatgtttttaatgcattttgcaaagtgaatttttgttttcattcaacttattatttttttttaactagggACTCCTTCTGCTGAGCTGTTAGAATCCCCTGTAACCAGCATGGATCATCCATTTCTAAAGGCATTTCAGGGACCTTCTAGCTCTGCTCAGACCATCTCGCAGATAGCAGGTGGCATATTAGTAGAATAATACTTCTTACAATAAGTGTATCATATAAAATCTAATTTATTTATGAGTTGTAGCATGTTTAGGGATAAGAATCAAAGTTAAATACTAAAACAAGTCTTGATGCCTACTTATCTGGAAGTTAGTGTAGTTGTTTAGCTCAATCCAGTAAGAATGCCTTCTGCCAGAAAGTCTTTTCTGCATGGAATTAGGAATCAATTATGCTTGCTTTAGAtcccttcttttaaaaagtatttagcCATTAATATCACTGCTCAATTCCTGTTTATCATAGCTGCCAGCCTTAGACTAAAAGGGATGCTCATTAGTTCAACTTCTGGGGTTTGTTACTTGCATATAAAGGTATTTTACTACATCCATACTACATCTCATTTTTAAACTAGTTTTGCCAATACTGTGGAATAGAGTGtttcattaatgaaaatgttttcttgttttttttttctctataggTGGTTCCAGTGCCACAGCACAAGTTTCTCATGAAAGGCGTTCAGAAGAAGATGACATGGCTTATTTTGAAAAACGTTATCAGGAGCGGGCAAGTTATTGTATTTATTGCttaatttaaatacattctCACAAAGTGATGGCTAAGGTAGTTAAACATCTAATTGAAGTggcatataaatatattatgtCATCTCTTCATGTGAAAAACCAGCCTATTAAGATAAGGTTTGAAATACAATTATGTGCTGTTGCAGGATGGTAGTGGTCAGTCATGTCTGGATGGTATTTGCCTTAAACAAATGGATTTTTATTGTGTTAACTCTTCATTACACTAAAAAAAACTGCTAAGAGCTTAACTGCTGTTACACTTGCTTCTTGCAACAAGAACACTGTTGGAGCTTTGTGAAactttaaatcattttctttattttggaaatcATTACAAAATGTGGTCAAATGTTGCAAATATGGGATCAATTTATAGGAGAAAATGTTATCATAACAATCAAATTGCTAAGTCTTTTCTCCATGccaagattttcttttctctgcaaaagTTAGAAGGGATTTCAGTTACAGACCTCACAACTCTAAATAAGGAAAGATGTTTTACAGGAATGCTTAGCAGTCAGCTTGCTACTATGCATCCTTTGCTTATTTTTGGTGttacacagggaaaaaaaaacatgttaaaaatactgttttctttctccctgcatTTCTGATAGCTACATACCCCTTTTGTATAATTGCTCTAAATAGGATTTCATTCACTTTATCACTTTATGATTTCAGTCACTTTTATATCTTTTATCACTTTTATAATAATACACGAGGAAAATTGTTGCTTCTGAAACCAACAGTTATATTTGTTTGTACTAATTAATAAGTCTTACTACAAAATGGATGAGTTAAAATAGGTGCGTGCTGGCAGATCATACCATGCTCTAAGAGCCtactgtgtggaaaaacttgcTGAGAAGAGGTGACCTTGTGCTGTGCAAGGTGTTGAGATGCAGGTTTAACATCTACTTCAGCAACAAAATTTCATTGTGATTTTGTGCATGGTGGTTGTTCTGTGTCAGTTACACTGCTGTAATAAAACACCTTTAATTTTCATTGAGTTTAAGATTAATCCATGAATTGAGGGACTTTGGCCTTGAGGGAATACCTACATTGCCATTATCAGAAATAAAGGCAGTCCTGGCTTGAATAGCAGAGGAGCGGCAGAGCTATGAAAGCACTCCTTTGTCACTTGATTCAAAAGTGAGCATCTCTGGGTTGAGCTAAGAATAATCTCTACCTCTCTCTGTCCCATAAATCGCTGCTAAATTTGTAGAGGCTCAATATTGCATTATTAGCCTACTTGCAAATTAACTCTTGAATCACTGTTGTGACTTTCTTTCTAACAGCTGAAAAAGGAGAAGGCTgctaaaggaaaagagaaaagtctGGTGCCATCAAAGAAGCCATGAgtttaatgaataaatattaaCTACATGGTTAATCATTTATTACTTGTTGATTACATGTTAATTACATATTAATTGTTTAGTGAAGAATATTTTGTCACTGTACCTATTTGTTtacttccttcttcccttctttattcagttctgttcttttatcaaaattaatttttaattatcttgTAATAAATTTGGTACTTTAATCCAAGTGTTTCTAGTTGCTAGAATTGCTATATAAGTATTAAAGTTATATAAGTATGGAAAATCATATTTAGAGATTTACAGAACTGTTACTGTCGGAGAGAATAAGCGTGTTTTAAAGCATTACATTGCAGCAGGGCAAAGGAAGTATTATACATCCTGTTCTTAGACTTTCATGATACACTTATTTTATAGAATTGCTAGGACTCATCTTGTTCCTGGATTTGTACTcggttgtgtttgttttattaaagcTAACATTTTAATCGTtaaatcattcatttttctttctgttggttTCGTCTCCATTGCATATAATTGAGATGTACCTTTTGTTTCTCACACTTCTCCAGGCTCTGTTCTTCCAGTGTATATTTGTCATGTCTGAAGTTCCATGTGCTCACAATTTCCATTTCCACCCATTCTTACTGGCTAGCTGAAGGGATCCTGCTGTCTGCATAGCAGTGACTGTTAGACTGAACTTTTGACAGTATAAAGTGGAAATGGATATGCTATTTATTGCACATAAGTAATTATATATCGCTTGATATAAAGTTCTTTAACCAACAGGTTCTCTTTCATCATGTCTAATGCAAGAGTCCCTCAAAATGGGAGATGTCCATTCGTTTTGTCTGTGCGCAGCTGTGGCAGAATATATGGTACTAAAGGTTGTGGACATTTGTGTGAAGACTTAAAATTTTTAACGCTGTGTGGTGCTTTAGGTCTGTTAAGTAGCATGATACTGAAAACCTGGCTGAGGCTGCAGGATGGTTGGAATTAGGAGGCAAAAATTGTGCCTGAGTTAACTTTGTAGGCTCGCCTGAAAACAGAGATGTAAGGCTGTTTGTCCTTCAGAGCTCTTGAACATGGCTCTTGGACTGAAGGCTTTCAAGTGGTAAGTGTCTGCTGAGACTTTATAGCAAGAGCTGGGAGAAGCTTTAAAAGCTTTGATTCTCATCAGAGAGCTGAATGTGGTGCCTGTATGTGCCATACTGGCAGAGGAAATCAGGTGAGGTGGAATGCATTTGGACAActtcctcttttcttcaaaTAGCAGCTGTGCAAAAGAAGGAAGGCTTTCGGAGTGCGTGTGAGTCATAGAGTGACTGATGGAGGTGGCTGGATCTGAGTGCAAACAGAATAAAGGCTTGATTACCCAAATTCAAGCAGGAACAGTGACTGCTCTGCCCAGTACTGTGTGCTGTGGTGCTATTACCTTAGTTTAAATGCATTATATATTCAAGTGTATACTGAATGTTTAAAACGTATCTTTACCTTTAAATTCTACATTCTCCCTCTTCTGGTTCTTATAAGCAATCATTTCTACAGTACCTCTACTTGAGTGGTTTCACAAAAGAATTACAAGAAAAACCCCCCCTCCTAAACACTTCTAAAAAATGgcaaatatacagaaaaatatatatatatatttctgttttccaagagATTACTACAAAGTAAAGTGAGAAATGTATTCCAGTAGTCTTCTATTTATCCCTATAACTGTAGCCACTGGAGAACACAGTTCCAGAAATGTATGTGTTCATTTCAAAGATGAGGTGTATCACAACAATATACTTTACAGGGGAGAGGTTTTAATAGTTTCATTTCTCCActggaagagggaaagaaaaaaggaaagggaaagggcagaggaagaggaaaagaagggaaggaaggaaggaggagaaggggaaaggaaagaggaaggcgAAGGGGAATGAAGGGAcgggaaaggaaagggaaaatggaaaaggaaaaaggaaaaagggaaggacAAAGGAAAGGATTTAAGTTAAAAATACTTGCCAATTTTAAATGCTTGATTTGCCCAAATCCAGTTTTACTGAACTTGACACGTCATTAACTCTTTTTCATCCTAGTCAATCTGTTAAAATTTTGTTCTATGCTTAAACTCATTTAAAATTTCCAGTATAATGACACTAAAAAGTCATTACATGTAATACTTTATAGTTGGAAAAATAGtgggattttaaaaatatcaactGCATTAGATATTGTGCAGGAGTTCTGACCTCTCTTCACCAGTGCTGATGACTTTCAAGTAAAAGAAAGTTGGTTTGTTGCTACAAGGCATGCTTTTGACTTCTTGGTACTACACTGTAGAACATCTTGCAGAATTTTTAGTATCCttacatgaaaaaataagtgaaatatattttaaaatgttgctgGCTGTGAATGAAAACTGGAGACTGCTGTCATGTCTTATGTGGAATTTGCAGATCAGAATGACTCTCAAAGTAACTAATCAGAAAttatcctaaaaaaaaaaacacataatttttgtacttctattaaaaaaaaaaaaggaattttgttAAAGGTAAAAGCAGAGATCAGGTGCTGAAGTGTTTGCCACTGACAGTGTTCATTAAACAGCTCAATTTCATGTGCACTTGTTGAGTGCTTCTTTCCTGAGAGAGATCCTGGACTTTGAACGGAATGTTGGAGGGCAGATAAGTTATCGCTTTATGATTTATCTGTGTGCATCTATCTGTCATTCAGCTGCACACATTAACTACTCCTGACTCTGATCCAAGGAATCGGGCACAGGAGATACAGGAATTTGTCATATAGAGTGCTCTAACCCGTTAAAATGTAATTGCATAGGTCTGAGGTAGCACTTAGCAACTTTTTGTGTTTAGAATAATTGGCTTTCAAACGAGTATTTGCCATTATTACAATGCTCAGAgtagaagataatttttttcactAGTTTTCATTCTCCTATGGAAGAACTGAGGTGTAATATTCATGACACTAAAGACTAGCCAGTGataagggaaggagaaggggtTCCTTCTGAttctctgcttctctgatgCTAAATATAAAATGTGTGTCTTTCTCAGGTTGGGAGGAAGGGAACTGTGTGAATTCACAGCCAGCAATGGTGCAGAATGGTGCAATCAGTGCAGAATTACTTTTGCAAGTTGTCAGAGTCTTTCAAGCACGTCGTGCATATTAAACGGCTCGTTGACAGGTCTCTGTAATGCATTGatcgggctgcccaggggagcGGTGGGCTCACCGTCAGTGTGcgtatggcactgagggacgtggtcgGTGAGCACCatggggatgggctggtggttgggctggatgatctcagaggtctttccCAAACTTAACGACTCTATTCTAGTATTCTAATGAAAGCagaagcctgctgctgctccaaaACGAAGCGGTAAATGCGCCCTGCTCCCGCCCCCCTCCCGCAGGACCCCGCTCCCTCAGCNNNNNNNNNNNNNNNNNNNNNNNNNNNNNNNNNNNNNNNNNNNNNNNNNNNNNNNNNNNNNNNNNNNNNNNNNNNNNNNNNNNNNNNNNNNNNNNNNNNNGGCGGTGGCGCCACGCGGTGGGGCTCCTTGTGGTTAAACTCGCTTTGAGCTCCTTCAGCGGGGTCTAATTTGTGGGTAAAGTGAGAGCAGAGAGGGGGCTGAGGGGTGGAGATCTTGCTTTTAGCGTGAGAGGGGTCTTACGGCTGTATGGGTGATGCTGCCGTTTGCTTCAGCTGAAGGGAGTCTGTGGTGTTTCAGGGGCAGTCATGAGCTCTGTCATGGGTGTTTGCGTGGATGAAGACACGGAGAACGGAAAAGGTAATGTgaagtttttcttcaaacagTGTAATCTTACACTTGAGAATAGAGTTAGCCTGGTTTTGCCTGGAGTGAGTTTTGCTTCACAGTGTCCAGTGTGATGCTGTGTTGTGACCGCAGGAGAAAAGCGGCGTTGGTAACG encodes the following:
- the FAM221A gene encoding protein FAM221A isoform X2, producing MENSHVTTPWPATPSLARIGDTASHHRYKQHKTDYEVIPKDRPICVPCRVSHCPCQSYHYVPLNGTQPIRCRCKHFADQHSAAPGFSCNSCSTCSGFHSCFTCGCGQPAYAHETVVETKQERLAQGRPVGQDVPYAAMGGLTGFSSLAEGYMRLDDSGIGTPSAELLESPVTSMDHPFLKAFQGPSSSAQTISQIAGGSSATAQVSHERRSEEDDMAYFEKRYQERLKKEKAAKGKEKSLVPSKKP
- the FAM221A gene encoding protein FAM221A isoform X1 — translated: MENSHVTTPWPATPSLARIGDTASHHRIVGDDDGGKLFTPEEYEVYKRKVLPIRLQNRLYVSWRSPTGMDCKLVGPETLCFCTHRYKQHKTDYEVIPKDRPICVPCRVSHCPCQSYHYVPLNGTQPIRCRCKHFADQHSAAPGFSCNSCSTCSGFHSCFTCGCGQPAYAHETVVETKQERLAQGRPVGQDVPYAAMGGLTGFSSLAEGYMRLDDSGIGTPSAELLESPVTSMDHPFLKAFQGPSSSAQTISQIAGGSSATAQVSHERRSEEDDMAYFEKRYQERLKKEKAAKGKEKSLVPSKKP